The sequence CGCCGGTTTCTTCGCGCTCGGCGTGGTCGTCGCCTGGTTCCCGCCGGGGCGGTTCGCGCTGGACTCCGCGCTGGGGCTGACCTCGGGGCGGGAGCCGTACGACGACGACATCGAGGGCGATGACGAGAAGCCCTATGAAAAGGAGAACCACTGATGGGCAAGGCCGCGCGGGATCATTCGGCGCGTGACCGGATCAAGGCGCAGCGCGAGGAGCAGCAGAAGAAGGAGCGGCTCAAGCGCATCGCGACGATCACAACGGTGGCGGTCGTCGCGCTCGGCGCCGTCGGGGCCGGATGGTGGTACGCCGCCCAGGGAAGCAAGTCCGAGGAGGCCGGCGGGGCGCTGGCACCGATCACCGCCGCCGCCGACGGCTCCGTGGTGATGGCCAAGGCGGGCGTGGAGAAGCCGGTGCTGGACGTCTACGAGGACTTCCAGTGCCCCGCCTGCAAGGCGCTGGAGGAGACCAGCGGCGCCACGATCAAGAACCTGGCCGCCGAGGGCAAGGTCAAGGTGGTCTACCACCCGATCACGATCTTCCCGCAGGAGGCGAACAAGGGCGTCACCCGCGGCAACTCCGTCCGCGGCGGCGCCGCCTCCCGCTGCGTCCCCGGCGGTGCTCCGTGGATCAAATTCCACGACAGGCTGTTCGAGGAGCAGCCGTCGGAGACCGTCGAGGGCTTCAAGCTCGATGACATGGTCGCCTGGGGCAAGGACGCCGGGGTCACCGACCCGGGCTTCGAGAAGTGCGTCACCGGCCAGCAGAAGGCGCCCGAGCACACCGCCTACAGCACCAAGATCCTGGAGAGCGCGAAGCTCCAGGGCACCCCGACGCTGAAGATCAACGGCACCGAGGTGGACAACAGCGTGGCGTTCAAGCCGGCCGATCTGCGCCAGGCGATACTTGATGCGGCCAAGTAGCCCGTGACACGGTAACGTCACCTGACATGCCCCTCGCCTCGATTCCCAGCCCCTCCCAGGGGGTCTGGCACCTCGGCGTGGTCCCCATCCGGGCCTACGCACTGTGCATCGTGCTCGGCGTCATCGTCGCCGTCATCATGGGTGAGCGCCGCTGGCGCGCCCGCGGCGGCGCGCCCGGCACGATCGTGGACCTCGCCGTCTGGGCCGTGCCGTTCGGCCTGGTCGGCGGGCGTCTCTACCACGTCATCACCGACTGGCAGCTCTACTTCGGGCCGGACGCGCCCAACGAGCCCATCGAGGCGCTGTTCATCTGGAACGGCGGGCTGGGCATCTGGGGGGCCGTCGCGCTCGGGGCCCTCGGCGTGTGGTTCGGCTGCCGCGGCCGGGGGATCTCCCTGTCCGCGGTGGCCGACACCGTCGCCCCCGGCATCGCCGTCGCCCAGGCGATCGGCCGCTGGGGCAACTACTTCAACCAGGAGCTGTTCGGCAGGCCCACCGACCTGCCCTGGGGCCTGGAGATCGACCCCGACCGGCCGGGCACGGTGCCGGGCGAGGCGACCTACCACCCCACCTTCCTGTACGAGTCGATCTGGGACCTGGGGCTGGCGCTCGTCCTGATCTGGGCCGGCCGCAGGTTCGCGCTCCGTCACGGCCGGGTCTTCGCCCTCTACGTCGCGGGCTACACCGTGGGCCGGTTCTGGATCGAGGGCCTGCGGGTGGACACCGCCCACCACATCCTCGGCCTGCGGCTCAACCAGTGGACCTCCATCATCCTGCTCGTCGCGGCGCTGGCCTATTTCTGGTATGCCGGAAGGAAGACAGGGGAGGAGTCCGTCGGGGTGACGCCGGAGCTCGCACCGGACGGTGCGGGGGCCGTCGACCCGGCGCATCCGTCCGACGAGGCCGACGAGGCCGAGAGGGCCGGCGACGCCGGGGATGACGGGCAGGACCGGCCGGAGGGGCGTGCGGAGCCCGCCGGCGTGGCCTCGGAGCTCGCACCGGACGGTGCGGGGGCCGTCGACCCGGCGCACCCGTCCGACCAGGCCGACGAGGCCGAGAAGACCGGCGCCGCGGGCACCCCCGGGGCGTCCCGGGAGGAGAGCGCGGTGCGGGCCACAGCAGAGGCCGAGAAAGAGAGACCATGAGCGCAGGCGAGTCCGGGGGGCGCGCCGAGATCCATCACGCGCACCGTGACGTCAACGGGGGCTGGCTGCGGCCCTCGGTGTTCGGTGCGATGGACGGGCTCGTCTCCAACTTCGCCCTGATCGCCGGTGTCGCGGGCGGTACGGCCAGCACCAAGGTCATCGTGCTGGCCGGGGTGGCCGGGCTGGCGGCGGGCGCGTTCTCCATGGCCGGCGGCGAATACGTCTCGGTGGCCAGCCAGCGGGAGCTCGCCCTCGCCGAGATCGACGTCGAGCGGCGCGAGCTCGAACGCCACCCCGAGGCCGAGCAGGCCGAGCTCGCCCAGCTCTACGAGTCGCGTGGCGTCGAGCCCGGCGTGGCGGCGGAGGTGGCCCGGCAGATCTCCCAGGATCCCGAGAAGGCGCTGGAGGTGCACGCCCGGGCCGAGCTCGGGGTCGCCCCGGACGACCTGCCCTCGCCCAGGATCGCCGCCCTCTCCTCCTTCCTGTCCTTCAGCGTGGGCGCGATCCTGCCGCTCCTGCCGTACCTCCTGGGGGTCACCAGCCTGGTGAGCTCGGCGGTGATCTCCTGCCTGGCCCTGTTCGGCGCGGGCGCGCTGGTCTCCCGGGTCACCGCGCGCAGCTGGTGGTACAGCGGGCTGCGCCAGCTCGTGGTCGGCGTGGTCGCGGCCGCTCTGACCTTCGGCCTCGGCAATCTCCTGGGAGGGAGCGGACTGTGATGACCACTCCCGCCCGCAAGCGCCGCCGCACCCCGGCGAAGACGCAGACCTGGAGCAGCCCCCGGCTGGAGGAGTGGGGGCTGAGCCAGGGCCAGCAGCGGCTGCTGGCGGTCGTCGGCTCGGTGGCCGGCGTGCTGGTCGCCGCGGTCGTCCTCACCTTCGTGATCGGCTCGATGAGCAGTGACTTCGTGCCCGAGCGGGCCACCGCCGCGGCCATCTCCACCCAGCCCCGGCCCGAGGCCTACAAGGGCTGGGTCTCGCCGAAGCTGTTCGCGCCGATCGCGCGGAGCAAGGCCGACCCCGCTCCGCTGACCCTGAAGGACGTCTTCGCGGAGAAGGTCCTCAAGGAGGGCAGGACCACGCTGAAGCTGGCGGCCACCAAAATGGACGCCGACTGCTCGGCGGTGGTCTGGGGGCAGGGGCTGGCCGACCAGCTCGCCCAGGCCGGGTGCACCCAGGCGGCCCGGGGCGTCTACACCGACGGCCGCCACGTCGCCCAGTACACCCTGCTCAACCTGCGTGACACCGCCTCCGCCGACGGGCTCGTCCAGTCGCTGACGACCATGCACCGGGGCGGCTGGACCCTCCTGCTGGAGTCGGGCAGGGCGCGCTTCCCGATCGGCGGCTACACCGAGGCCAGCGGTCACGCCATGGGCCACTACGTGGGCCTGGTCTGGATCGGCCGGGCCGACGGCGCCGAGCCGGGGGCCAAGGACGACTTCGTCTCCCTGTCGCTGGCGGTCCGCGGCGCGGAGAAGGCCGTGTTCCGCCGCGTCGTCGCCGCCGGCCCCGCTCCCGCTCCCTAGCCCTGCGGAGGCGGGCCGCCCGTCAGCCCTGCGGGGCGGCCCGCCCGTCAGCTCTGCAGGGGCGGCCCGTCCGTTGCGGCTCCCGGTCCCCGGACCTGCGTGACTCCGCCCCTCAGGCCTGCGCCACCCCCGCGGTCCCAGTAGGCTCATCGGTCATGCGCAAGTGGATCGCCGTCGCCGCCGTGCTGCTCGCCGTCGCCGCGGGAGCGGCGTTCCTGTGGCTGGGCGGCGGCGAGGACGGCCCGCGTCCGGCGGTCTTCCGGGGCGAGCCGACCACGGCGCACTACGCCCCGATCGCCACCCGCGCCGCCGACCCCGATCCGCTGACCGCCGCGGAGATGTTCCCCACCGGATCGGTGACCGCGGGCGAGAGCACGCTCGCGAGCAAGGGGGCCGAGACGCTCACCGACTGCGTCCCGGCGGTGTGGGGGAGCGCCGAGGCCGCCGTCGCCGGATGCACGCAGGCGCTCCGGGCCCACTACGCGACCCCGGACGGCCGGGTCTCCGGGCAGTTCCTCATCTTCAACCTGGCCGACTCCGCCGCGGCCGACCGGCTCGTGGCGGCTCTCAAGAGCGGCGGTTTCGTACGGCCGGCCCCCGGCACCCCCGCCGGCTTCGACGGCTCCCGGAGCTGGGCCCAGGCCCGGGCCCTGGGACACTACGTCACCGTGAGCTGGGTCGCCCCGGTGGGCGGCGCGGGCCGGGTGGACCTCACCTACCCGCAGGTCGCGATGGACAGCCTCAGCCTGGTGATCCAGCAGCGTCTGGTGCGCTGAGGGAGCTCCGCACCGCGGCGGGGAGCTCCTGGAGGCGGTGGGCGGGCAGTTCGAGGACGGTGACGTCGTCGGCCCAGGGGGCGACGGCGGTGACGACGGCCCTGGCCTGCTTCTTGGTCAGCTCGCCCCGCACCTTGATGAGGGCCTCGCGCCAGGTGTTGGCGAGCTTGCCGTGGGCGTTGTCCAGGATGCGGCGCAGGATCCGCCCCTCGTCCGTCGCGGGAGGCGGGAGCCGTACGGCGTGGACCGTCGAGCCGTCGACGGTCAGTCCGTAGACCGGGGAGAGCAGGTCGGCGGGCAGGTCCTTCGGCGGTCCGGCCAGGGTGACCTGGACCTGCCGGGCGCGGGTGGCCAGCAGCAGCCGGGGCAGCGCCGCCTCCAGCCCCGCCGGTACGGCTATCGCGACCCTGCCGGGGTCGCTGGCGTAGGGCTTGGCGAGCCATGTCGTCAGGCGGGCCCGGGGCGTCTTGGCGAGCAGGTCCCTGGGCCACTCGCCCACGAGCACCTCGGGCGCCTGGCCGGTGGCGGCCGGCGCGGGGACGGGGACGCCGGTGGACTCGACGGACTGGGGGCCGTGGGTGTAGATGGCCGCGCCGAAGCCGTCGACGCGGGCGGCCACGGCGGGCCAGGTCTTGGTGGTGGGACGGAGGATGTACAGGTCGGCGGCGGAGCCGATGGCCTCGGCGCCGAAGTAGCGGTTGAAGTCGGGGTAGATGGCCTCGTTGACGAGGTTGAGCTGGGACAGGGCGTGCTGCACCTTCAGAGCGAGGGCGGGGGTGCGCTCGCTGGCCCCGTAGGCCAGCAGGATCCGGCCCCGCTCGCGGTCGCGGAGCCCCTCCACGGCGCGGGCGGCGAACAGCCCGATGCCCTCGGGGGTGTAGGGCGGGTCGGTGATCGCCAGGTCGGCCCATGACTGGACGGACGCGGGCAGGCCCAGGCGCAGGTCGGCCCAGCGGGTCCGCACGTTGAGGCCGAGCCGGTCGGCCTGGCCGGCGATGTAGGCGAGGATGCGCTCGTCGATGTCCACCACGGTCACCTCGACGCCCGGGTGCAGCAGGGCGGTCGCCAGCGAGGTCAGGTCGTGGTCTCCCACGCACAGCAGCCGGGCCCCCTCCAGCCAGAACCGGGCGTCCAGCAGCAGTGCCCGGCGGACCACGGTGTCGGCGGTCGCGGCCACGTGATCCAGCGCCTGGCGGCCGCGGGGCGCCTTGGCGACCAGCTCCTCCATCCGCGCCACCAGTTCGGCGTGGCCGGGCAGCAGGTGCGCCACCGGGTCGGCGGGCGCGACGGCGGCGCCAGCGAGGCCGATCAGCGGCTCCCGGAGCCGGAAGCGGTCGCCGGAGCGCTCCAGCCCGACCTCGCGCAGCAGGGCCTCGACGGTCCGCCGTGACGTCGCGCTCTCCCGGACCAGATCCGCCAGAGTCCACCAGCGGCCGTCCCCCAGGAGTGCCAGCACCGTCCGCAGCCGCCTGCCGTCCACACCCGCCTGCGCGATGAGCGCCGCAATCGCTTCCATGGGGCCACCCTAGAGCCCTCACCTGGAATGTCCTGCCCCGCCGCCATGTTGAACGGAACGGACGGATCGCTACTAAATGTTCGCGATATGGACCGGGTAGGCACGTTTCCGACAGGGTACGGTAATGTCTACACACCACGCAGCAGGGCCAACGTCGTCCCTTGCTTGTTCCAAAGAAGCAAGACGACGGGAGGGATTCAATGCCTGCTGCCCACCTCGGCTTTCCCGAGCCCCAGGGCCTCTACCACCCCTCGCACGAGCACGACGCCTGTGGCGTCGCCATGGTCGCGGACGTGGCCGGCCGCCGCAGTCACGACATCGTCGCGAAGGCCCTGACGGCGCTCTGCAACCTCGACCATCGGGGGGCCCAGGGTAGCGAACCGGACACCGGCGACGGCGCCGGGATCCTGACGCAGATCCCCGACACGTTCTTCCGCGCCGTGACGGACTTCCCGCTGCCCGTGGCGGGCTCCTACGCCGTCGGCACGGCCTTCCTGCCCGCCGACCCCGAGGCCCGCGCGATCGGCGTGCGGATGATCGAGGAGATCGCGGCGGAGGAGGGCCTGACGGTCCTCGGCTGGCGCGACGTGCCGACCGACCCCACGCTGCCCGGGCCGAGCGCCCGCGCGGTGATGCCGTTCTTCCGGCAGATCTTCGTGGCCTCGCCGCAGGGCGAGAGCGGCCTGGAGCTGGACCGGCTGGCCTTCTGCCTGCGCAAGCGGGCCGAGCACGAGGTGGACGTCTACTTCCCCTCGCTGAGCGCCCGGACGATCGTCTACAAGGGCATGCTCACCCCGCCGCAGGTCGAGCCGTTCTTCCCCGACCTGAGCGACGAGCGCTACGAGACCGCGATCTCGCTGGTCCACTCGCGCTTCTCCACCAACACCTTCCCCTCCTGGCCGCTGGCGCACCCCTACCGCTACGTCGCCCACAACGGCGAGATCAACACGGTCAAGGGCAACCGCAACTGGATGCGGGCCCGCGAGGCCATGCTGGAGACCGCGGCCATCCCGGGCGAGCTGTCGCGGCTCTTCCCGATCTGCGACCCCGACGGCTCCGACACCGCCTCCTTCGACGAGACGCTGGAGCTGCTCCACCTCGCCGGGCGCAAGCTGCCGCACGCGGTGCTGATGATGATCCCCGAGGCGTGGGAGAACCACACCGAGATGGACCCCGCGCGGCGGGCGTTCTACGAGTTCCACTCCACGCTGCTCGAGGCCTGGGACGGCCCTGCCTCGATCACCTTCTCCGACGGCACCCTGGTCGGCGCGGTCCTCGACCGCAACGGCCTGCGCCCGGGACGGTTCTGGGTCACCAGGGACGGCCTCGTCGTGCTGGCCTCCGAGGCCGGTGTGCTCGACATCGCGCCGCAGGACGTGGTCCGCAAGGGCCGCCTGCAGCCGGGCAAGATGTTCCTGATCGACACCGAGCTCGGCAAGATCATCGAGGACGACGAGATCAAGGCGGAGCTCGCCGCCGAGCTGCCCTACGCCGAGTGGCTGCACGCCGGTCTGGTCCGCTTCGAGGAGCTGCCCGCCCGCTCGCGTGAGATCCCGACCCACGAGGCGCTGATCAAGCGTCAGCAGACCTTCGGCTACACCGAGGAAGAGCTGCGGATCATCCTGTCGCCGATGGCCAAGGTGGGCGCCGAGCCGATCGGCTCGATGGGCACCGACACCCCGGTCGCGGTGCTCAGCGAGAAGCCCCGGCTGCTGTTCGACTACTTCAGCCAGCTTTTCGCGCAGGTCACCAACCCGCCGCTGGACGCCATCCGCGAGGAGCTCGTCACCTCCCTGGCCAGCACCCTCGGCCCCGAGGGCAACCTGCTCGACCCGGGCCCGGCCTCCTGCCGCCAGCTCGTGCTGCCGTACCCGGTGATCGACAACGACGAGCTCGCGAAGATCATCCACATCAACGACGAGGGCGCGCTGCCGGGCTTCCACCCGCGCGTCGTCTCCGGCCTGTACGAGGTCCGGGGCGGCGGTGAGGCGCTGCTGCACCGCCTTGAGGAGATCTGCGCCGAGGTCTCGGCGGCGATCGAGGGCGGGGCGCGCGTCATCGTGCTCTCCGACCGGGGCTCCTCCGACGTGCTGGCGCCGATCCCGTCGCTGCTGCTCACCGGCGCGGTCCACCACCACCTGATCGCCGAGAAGACCCGCACCCGGGTCGGCCTGGTCATCGAGACCGGCGAGGCCCGCGAGGCCCACCACATGGCGCTCCTCGTCGGCTACGGCGCGGGCGCGGTCAACCCCTACCTCGCCATCGAGACCGTCGAGGACATGGTCGACTCCGGCGTCCTGGCGATCGACAAGCACAAGGCCGTGCGCAACCTCATCAAGGCGTACGGCAAGGGCGTGCTGAAGGTCATGTCCAAGATGGGCGTGTCCACCGTCGCCTCCTACACCGGCGCGCAGATCTTCGAGGCGCTCGGGCTCGGCCAGGACGTCATCGACGCCTGCTTCACCGGGACGACCTCCCGCCTGGGCGGCATCGGCTTCGACGTCCTGGCCCAGGAGGTCGCGCTCCGCCACGGGCGGGCCTACCCGCGGGCCGAGAACGCCCACCGCCGCCTGGAGGTCGGCGGGGAGTACCAGTGGCGCCGCGAGGGCGAGCCGCACCTGTTCAACCCCGAGACCGTCTTCAAGCTGCAGCACGCCACCCGCTCGCGCCGCTACGAGATCTTCAAGGAGTACACCGGCCTGGTGGACTCCCAGGCCGAGAAGCTGATGACGCTGCGCGGCCTGTTCAAGTTCAGGGACGGCGTCCGCGAGCCGGTCCCGATCGACGAGGTCGAGCCGGTCTCCGAGATCGTCAAGCGGTTCTCCACCGGCGCGATGTCCTACGGCTCCATCTCGATGGAGGCGCACGAGACCCTCGCTATCGCGATGAACCGGCTGGGCGGCAAGTCCAACACCGGCGAGGGCGGCGAGGACCCCGAGCGGCTCTACGACCCCGCCCGCCGCTCCGCCATCAAGCAGGTGGCCTCGGGCCGCTTCGGCGTGACGTCGGAGTATCTGGTCAACGCCGACGACCTGCAGATCAAGATGGCCCAGGGCGCCAAGCCCGGCGAGGGCGGCCAGCTGCCCGGCCACAAGGTCTACCCGTGGATCGCCAAGACCCGGCACTCCACCCCGGGCGTCGGCCTCATCTCGCCGCCGCCGCACCACGACATCTACTCCATCGAGGACCTCGCCCAGCTCATCCACGACCTGAAGAACTCCAACCCGGTCGCCCGCGTGCACGTCAAGCTCGTGGCCGAGGTCGGCGTCGGCACGGTCGCGGCGGGCGTGTCCAAGGCGCACGCCGACGTGGTGCTCATCTCCGGCCACGACGGCGGCACCGGCGCCTCCCCGCTGACCTCGCTCAAGCACGCGGGCGCGCCCTGGGAGCTCGGCCTGGCCGAGACCCAGCAGACACTGCTGCTCAACGGCCTGCGCGACCGGATCGTGGTGCAGGTGGACGGCCAGCTCAAGACCGGCCGCGACGTGGTCGTCGCCGCGCTGCTCGGCGCGGAGGAGTACGGCTTCGCCACCGCCCCGCTGGTCGTCTCCGGCTGCGTGATGATGCGCGTCTGCCACCTGGACACCTGCCCGGTCGGCGTCGCCACCCAGAACCCCGAGCTGCGCAAGCGGTTCACCGGCAAGCCCGAGTTCGTGATCAACTTCTTCGAGTTCATCGCCGAGGAGATCCGCGAGCACCTCGCCGCGCTGGGCTTCCGCAGCCTCGACGAGGCCATCGGCCACGCCGAGCTGCTGGACACCACCTCGGCCGAGAACCACTGGAAGGCCGCGGGCCTGGACCTGGCGCCGATCCTGCACCAGCCGGAGCTGCCCGAGGGCACCGCGCTCCGCCGTACGCAGGAGCAGGACCACGGGCTGGACAAGGCGCTGGACCACACGCTGATCCAGCTCGCCGAGGGCGCGCTGGACCACGGCCGGCGGGTCACCCTGGAGCTGCCCATCCGCAACGTCAACCGCACGGTCGGCACCATGCTCGGCCACGAGGTGACCAGGCGGTACGGCGGAGCGGGTCTCCCCGACGACACCATCGAGGTCCGGTTCACCGGCTCGGCGGGCAACTCCTTCGGCGCCTTCGTGCCCCGGGGCGTCACGCTGCGGCTGACCGGCGACGCCAACGACTACCTCGGCAAGGGCCTGTCGGGCGGCCGGATCACGGTCCAGCCGCACGACGAGGCGCCGCTGGAGGGCCACATCATCGCCGGCAACGTCGGCCTGTACGGCGCGACCTCCGGCGAGGTGTTCGTCCGCGGGGTCATGGGGGAGCGGTTCTGCGTCCGCAACTCCGGCGCCACCGCGGTCGTCGAGGGCGTCGGCGACCACGGCTGCGAGTACATGACGGGCGGCAAGGTGGTCGTCCTCGGCCCGACCGGCCGCAACTTCGCGGCGGGCATGTCCGGTGGCGTCGCCTACCTGCTCGACCTCAACCCGGCGCGGGTCAACCGCGAGATGGTGGAGATCGAGTCGCTGGACGAGGCCGAGTCCGAGACCCTGAGGGAGATCGTCGAGGCGCACCTGACGGAGACCGGCTCCACGGTCGCCAAGGCGCTCCTGACCGACTGGGACCCGGCCCGGTTCAGCAAGATCATGCCGACGGACTACAAGCGGGTCCTGAGGGCCGCCGAGGCCGCGCGCCTCGAAGGCCGCGACATCGACGAGGCGGTCATGACCGCGGCGGTTCAGGGATGACGCCGGCGCCGGCGCCCGCCGGAGCGGTCACCACCGGCCGCGCTCACGAGACTGTTCAGGGATAAGGGGGCACACCGATGGCTGACCCGAAGGGTTTTCTCACGCACGGACGCGAGCTGCCGGCGCGCCGCCCGGTGGACGTGCGCATCCGCGACTGGCGGGAGGTCTACCAGGACTTCCCCAAGCCCGCGCTGACCAAGCAGGCCGCGCGCTGCATGGACTGCGGCATCCCGTTCTGCCACAACGGCTGCCCGCTGGGCAACCTCATCCCCGAGTGGAACGACCTGGTCTACCGCGACGACTGGCAGGAGGCCATCGAGCGCCTGCACGCCACCAACAACTTCCCGGAGTTCACCGGCCGCCTGTGCCCGGCGCCCTGTGAGGCGGCGTGCGTGCTCGGCATCAACTCCGACCCGGTGGCGATCAAGCGGGTCGAGGTCGAGATCATCGACCGCGCCTTCGACGAGGGCTGGGTCACCCCCCAGCTCCCGGCCTCGAAGACCGGCAAGCGGGTCGCGGTCGTCGGCTCGGGCCCCGCGGGCCTGGCCGCCGCCCAGCAGCTCACCAGGGCCGGGCACGACGTGGTGGTGTTCGAGCGCGCCGACCGGATCGGCGGCCTGCTCCGCTACGGCATCCCCGAGTTCAAGATGGAGAAGCGGCACATCGACCGCCGGCTCGCGCAGATGAGGGCCGAGGGCACCGAGTTCCGCACCGGCGTCAACGTCGGCGTCGACATCACCGCGGCCCGGCTCCGCGAGGAGTTCGACGCCGTCGTCCTGGCGGGCGGCGCGACCCGGTGGCGGGACCTGACCGTCGCCGGGCGCGACCTGAAGGGCATCTACCAGGCGATGGAGTATCTCCCGCCGTCCAACAAGGTCCAGGAGGGCGACTTCCCGGTCTCGCCGATCAGCGCCGAGGGCAAGCACGTCGTCGTGATCGGCGGAGGCGACACCGGCGCCGACTGCATCGGCACCGCGATCCGGCAGGGCGCCGCGTCGGTGACCCAGCTGGAGATCATGCCCCAGCCTCCGGCGGACCGTCCGGGCAGCCAGCCGTGGCCCACGTTCCCCATCCTGTTCAAGATGGAGAGCGCCCACGAGGAGCTGGCCGTGGGCGGGGGCGACCGGGTCTACGCGGTCTCCACCACCGAGTTCGCCGGCGACGCCGACGGCAACGTCCGGGCGCTGCGCCTGGTCGAGGTCGAGGGTCCGGCGACCGGTTTCAAGCCGATCGCCGGCACCGAGCGGGAGATCCCCGCCGAGCTCGTCACCCTGTCGATGGGCTTCGTCGGCCCGGAGAAGGGCGGCCTGCTGGAGGAGCTGGCCTCCGTCGCGGCGGGCGAGTTCTTCGACGCGCGGGGCAACGTCGCGCGGGACAAGGGCTACATGTCGTCGGTGGACGGGGTGTTCGTCGCCGGTGACATCGGCCGGGGCCAGTCGCTGATCGTCTGGGCGATCGCCGAGGGCCGCTCGGCCGCGGCGGCGGTCGACCGCCACCTCACCGGCCAGACGGCCCTGCCGGTGGCGATCCCGCCCACGGCCCGGCCGCTGGTCTGACCGTCCCACGGTGTTTCCGGTACGGCGCTGCCCGTCGTACCGGAAACATCAGGCTAAGTCAGTGTTCAGGTTGCTGTGGCGGTTATATCCCTGAAAGATGATTCTTCCTGATCTGGGTTGATGCGGGGGATATATGAATCGTTGGAGCGGCCGCCTGACCGGCGCGGCGACGGTGGTGGCTCTGACGGGCTCCCTCACGGTGGGTTCCCTGACCGGCGGGACGGCGGCCGCCGGCGGACAGCTCCGCGACTACCTGGTCTTCTACGCCGACGGCGCCCGGGACCGGGCGATCGCCGCGATCAGGGCGGGCGGCGGCGCCGCGCTGTCCACCGAGCCCAAGCTCGGCTACGTCGTCGCCAGGGGCCCGGGAGCCCGCTTCGTCGAGGACCTGGCCGGCAGCGACGCCGTCGCGGGCGTCTCCTCCGACCGCAGGATCGGCTCCGCGACCGCCGTCTCCGGGACCGGCCCCGCGGTCTCCGCCGCCGGGACGGGCGCCTCGGACATCCGGGAGGTCGTCCTGGCCGACGACGTGGAGCCGCTGGCCGGACGGCAGTGGGACATGAAGATGATCGGCGCCACCGCCGACGGCTCCTACGCCACCGCGCCCGGCAGCAAGAAGGTGCTGGTGGGCGTCATCGACACCGGCGTGGACGGCAGGCACCCCGACATCGCGCCGAACTTCAACCGCGCGCTCAGCCGCAACTTCGTGACCGACCGGCCCAAGGACTCCAAGGGGCAGACCTTCGACGGGCCCTGCGAGTTCAAGGGATGCAAGGACCCGGCCGACTGGGACGACGACGGCCACGGCACGCACGTCGCCAGCACGATCGGCTCGCCGATCAACGACCTGGGCGTCGCCGGCGTCGCCCCCGAGGTGTCCCTGGTCAACCTGCGGGCCGGCCAGGACGCCGGGATATTCTTCCTCAAGCCCAGCCTCGACGCGCTCACCTACGCCGGCGACGCCGGGATCAACGTGGTCAACATGAGCTACTACGTCGACCCCTGG comes from Streptosporangium roseum DSM 43021 and encodes:
- a CDS encoding thioredoxin domain-containing protein, whose protein sequence is MGKAARDHSARDRIKAQREEQQKKERLKRIATITTVAVVALGAVGAGWWYAAQGSKSEEAGGALAPITAAADGSVVMAKAGVEKPVLDVYEDFQCPACKALEETSGATIKNLAAEGKVKVVYHPITIFPQEANKGVTRGNSVRGGAASRCVPGGAPWIKFHDRLFEEQPSETVEGFKLDDMVAWGKDAGVTDPGFEKCVTGQQKAPEHTAYSTKILESAKLQGTPTLKINGTEVDNSVAFKPADLRQAILDAAK
- the lgt gene encoding prolipoprotein diacylglyceryl transferase; translation: MPLASIPSPSQGVWHLGVVPIRAYALCIVLGVIVAVIMGERRWRARGGAPGTIVDLAVWAVPFGLVGGRLYHVITDWQLYFGPDAPNEPIEALFIWNGGLGIWGAVALGALGVWFGCRGRGISLSAVADTVAPGIAVAQAIGRWGNYFNQELFGRPTDLPWGLEIDPDRPGTVPGEATYHPTFLYESIWDLGLALVLIWAGRRFALRHGRVFALYVAGYTVGRFWIEGLRVDTAHHILGLRLNQWTSIILLVAALAYFWYAGRKTGEESVGVTPELAPDGAGAVDPAHPSDEADEAERAGDAGDDGQDRPEGRAEPAGVASELAPDGAGAVDPAHPSDQADEAEKTGAAGTPGASREESAVRATAEAEKERP
- a CDS encoding VIT1/CCC1 transporter family protein yields the protein MSAGESGGRAEIHHAHRDVNGGWLRPSVFGAMDGLVSNFALIAGVAGGTASTKVIVLAGVAGLAAGAFSMAGGEYVSVASQRELALAEIDVERRELERHPEAEQAELAQLYESRGVEPGVAAEVARQISQDPEKALEVHARAELGVAPDDLPSPRIAALSSFLSFSVGAILPLLPYLLGVTSLVSSAVISCLALFGAGALVSRVTARSWWYSGLRQLVVGVVAAALTFGLGNLLGGSGL
- a CDS encoding bis-aminopropyl spermidine synthase family protein — its product is MEAIAALIAQAGVDGRRLRTVLALLGDGRWWTLADLVRESATSRRTVEALLREVGLERSGDRFRLREPLIGLAGAAVAPADPVAHLLPGHAELVARMEELVAKAPRGRQALDHVAATADTVVRRALLLDARFWLEGARLLCVGDHDLTSLATALLHPGVEVTVVDIDERILAYIAGQADRLGLNVRTRWADLRLGLPASVQSWADLAITDPPYTPEGIGLFAARAVEGLRDRERGRILLAYGASERTPALALKVQHALSQLNLVNEAIYPDFNRYFGAEAIGSAADLYILRPTTKTWPAVAARVDGFGAAIYTHGPQSVESTGVPVPAPAATGQAPEVLVGEWPRDLLAKTPRARLTTWLAKPYASDPGRVAIAVPAGLEAALPRLLLATRARQVQVTLAGPPKDLPADLLSPVYGLTVDGSTVHAVRLPPPATDEGRILRRILDNAHGKLANTWREALIKVRGELTKKQARAVVTAVAPWADDVTVLELPAHRLQELPAAVRSSLSAPDAAGSPG